The Pocillopora verrucosa isolate sample1 chromosome 14, ASM3666991v2, whole genome shotgun sequence genome has a segment encoding these proteins:
- the LOC131777714 gene encoding uncharacterized protein isoform X2 yields the protein MLASIFLYLGIGAFISRASDTANVWQKSRILLIADLGSSMIDAEKLQTSFLGADQANLGNEFVILQRARDGGFESHGSFQTLASVQDRKYISIRKENFLPWLLEKKPNFLICVAVTTEVPQILTVAQNRGLLPLETKLIIRMVKESGKAADEKNVISMKTPRPKDLNFTGNNGNRLESREITFSSGRKIENIILEAFREEYNRVHSRQRRAAIGNSASLNSRKSIASAAPPTSVPAVSLSVTSSAIPAPSSSGPTVSAAVPSSSLVVNASPSSRSPVVNPVASSSSTVVSEALAKSSAVVSTSTLSSTPMTSEVSSSSTALVRTVLSSSSPMTSTVPLGSSPVASTLLSMSAPTIRVVLSSSTPVASAVLSSSRPAVGSSHPSPSRVVSAVSSSSSQVVTPASPSASPAVSSAPSSLSPAVSMAPSSPAVATVSSSSSPAVNVMPSSSTSAVTPVHSSPSSVINMASSSSSPAVFPASLSSSPVVSDVPSSSSSVVSAVPSSSSPVVSAVPSSLSPVVSAVPSSSIPLVSATPSSSSGMVIPASSSSSFSVIPAPSSSSPIDSVASSSFRSIASPVPSSSRLAVSTALSSSSPVVGAASSRSRSLALPASSSSSRAFSAAPSSPVVIPSSSRFFTQVKSSSSIVVPSSSRSTVTAALSSTSPVVNAALSSSRRTAIATLSSTSSVVSAALSSSRRTATTLLSNTSPIVSTALSSSSSVVSAALSSTSPFVSEALSSSNPVVSGVPSVSVSATPTASLTSGAAGSSTTSSSSLKVTPTSSRSMLAGSPTVSASISEIGPVNTMTNSLVSSTTSNTVASKSIVISSATTARKPTPSSSQVVTEQPLVYDNETVVVVFDGDCNYVKSNKDRENDFREAVRMEVSSKLRIPRSAIVMGNIACGSIRVPMTIHQSGGLKNVVQVLKKIVDSGNFSVTLGEKKFKASKLEVVRPTSPVTQAPTTEAKSNKIAFYLYIGFGTLMAVVFFVGICVLIFRCRKDRREGSFFLTNDTHYELRRFHGIPRASSYSRVNYYGEPVEMDATAADPNADDEFKVGAYSFNRSPARGRGKLTGTTNGDAHQQDKFNVGALGMPEWNLPRLSDNQMTVAESKEDVSRSAGSVGSRQLLIDSQESSLADSAQAYDNPVLTFGDGPQELSKEENQS from the exons ATGCTTGCCAGCATATTCCTTTATCTTGGAATTGGTGCTTTCATTAGCAGAG CTTCTGATACAGCAAATGTTTGGCAGAAATCAAGGATCTTACTTATTGCAGACCTTGGCTCTTCGATGATTGATGCTGAAAAGTTGCAAACATCTTTCCTAGGAGCAGATCAAGCCAATTTAGGGAATGAATTTGTTATCCTTCAACGAGCACGAGATGGCGGCTTTGAATCTCACGGCTCATTTCAGACATTGGCTAGTGTACAAGATCG GAAATACATTTCcattagaaaagaaaactttcttccATGGCTGTTAGAGAAGAAGCCAAATTTTTTGATATGTGTGGCAGTCACTACAGAGGTTCCACAGATATTGACTGTAGCACAGAACAGAG gTTTGTTACCCTTGGAAACCAAACTAATAATAAGGATGGTCAAAGAAAGTGGCAAGGCAGCTGATGAAAAG AATGTGATTTCAATGAAAACACCCAGACCTAAGGACCTCAATTTCACAGGAAACAATGGAAATCGCCTAGAGTCAAGAGAAATCACTTTCTCTtctggaagaaaaattgaaaacatcaTTCTAGAAGCGTTTCGGGAAGAATACAACCGCGTTCATAGTAGACAGAGAAGGGCAGCTATAGGAAACTCGGCATCTTTAAACTCAAGAAAGTCAATAGCAAGTGCAGCACCTCCAACCTCAGTTCCCGCAGTTTCCCTCAGCGTAACTTCTTCAGCTATTCCAGCTCCTTCAAGCTCAGGCCCTACAGTTAGTGCAGCAGTTCCAAGTTCAAGCTTAGTAGTTAATGCTTCACCTTCAAGCCGAAGTCCTGTCGTCAATCCGGTAGCCTCAAGCTCCAGTACTGTTGTCAGTGAAGCACTTGCAAAGTCAAGTGCTGTTGTGAGTACGTCGACTTTAAGCTCGACCCCAATGACTAGTGAAGTGTCTTCAAGCTCAACTGCTCTGGTTAGAACGGTGCTATCAAGCTCAAGCCCTATGACTAGTACGGTGCCTTTAGGCTCATCCCCAGTGGCTAGTACGTTGCTTTCAATGTCAGCCCCTACAATACGTGTGGTGCTTTCAAGCTCAACCCCTGTAGCTAGTGCAGTGCTTTCAAGTTCAAGACCTGCAGTGGGCAGTTCACACCCGAGCCCAAGTCGTGTAGTTAGTGCGGTATCTTCAAGCTCAAGTCAAGTAGTTACTCCAGCATCTCCAAGCGCAAGTCCAGCAGTTAGTTCGGCGCCTTCAAGCTTGAGTCCTGCTGTTAGTATGGCACCTTCAAGTCCAGCAGTTGCTACTGTATCTTCAAGCTCAAGTCCTGCAGTTAATGTGATGCCTTCCAGCTCAACTTCAGCAGTTACTCCAGTCCATTCAAGCCCAAGCTCTGTAATTAATATGGCATCTTCAAGCTCAAGTCCAGCAGTTTTTCCAGCATCTTTAAGCTCAAGTCCTGTAGTTAGTGATGTGCCTTCAAGTTCAAGTTCTGTAGTTAGTGCAGTGCCTTCGAGCTCAAGTCCTGTGGTTAGTGCAGTGCCTTCAAGCTTAAGTCCTGTGGTTAGTGCAGTGCCTTCAAGCTCAATTCCTTTAGTTAGTGCGACGCCCTCAAGCTCAAGTGGTATGGTTATCCCAGCATCTTCAAGCTCAAGTTTCTCAGTTATTCCAGCACCTTCGAGCTCAAGTCCCATAGATAGTGTAGCGTCTTCAAGCTTCAGATCTATAGCGTCACCTGTACCTTCTAGTTCACGTCTTGCAGTTAGCACAGCTCTTTCAAGCTCAAGTCCTGTGGTTGGAGCAGCGTCTTCAAGGTCTAGGTCTTTAGCTTTACCTGCATCTTCGAGTTCAAGTCGTGCTTTTAGTGCAGCTCCTTCAAGTCCTGTAGTTATTCCGAGCTCAAGCCGTTTTTTCACACAAGTAAAATCAAGCTCAAGCATTGTGGTACCTTCAAGCTCACGCTCTACAGTTACGGCAGCACTTTCAAGCACAAGTCCTGTTGTAAATGCAGCACTTTCAAGTTCACGCCGTACAGCTATAGCTACACTTTCAAGTACAAGTTCTGTTGTTAGTGCAGCACTTTCAAGTTCACGCCGTACAGCTACTACTTTACTTTCAAACACAAGTCCTATTGTTAGTACAGCACTTTCAAGCTCGAGTTCTGTTGTTAGTGCAGCACTTTCAAGTACAAGTCCTTTTGTCAGTGAGGCACTTTCAAGCTCGAATCCTGTTGTTAGTGGTGTACCTTCCGTATCAGTCTCGGCAACTCCCACAGCCTCTTTAACTTCAGGTGCTGCAGGTAGTAGTACAACTTCGAGCTCAAGTCTTAAAGTTACCCCAACATCGTCGCGTTCAATGCTCGCAGGTAGTCCAACTGTTTCAGCGTCGATCTCTGAAATTGGACCAGTAAACACAATGACAAACTCTTTGGTTAGTTCAACGACATCAAATACTGTGGCTTCAAAATCGATCGTTATCTCATCAGCGACCACCGCGAGAAAACCAACTCCTTCATCTTCACAAGTAGTGACTGAACAACCACTTGTTTATGACAATGAGACCGTTGTTGTCGTGTTTGATGGAGATTGTAACTACGTCAAGAGCAACAAAGATAGGGAGAACGATTTTCGAGAGGCGGTGCGGATGGAAGTATCCAGTAAACTTAGGATTCCAAGATCGGCAATTGTGATGGGGAATATTGCATGTGGTTCAATTCGAGTTCCTATGACTATTCACCAATCAGGTGGATTAAAAAATGTGGtacaagttttaaagaaaattgtcgACAGCGGAAACTTTAGTGTAACTCTGGGAGAAAAAAAGTTCAAGGCGAGTAAGTTGGAAGTGGTTCGTCCCACGTCACCAGTTACACAGGCCCCAACAACCGAAGCCAAGAGCAATAAAATTGCGTTTTATCTTTACATAGGATTTGGTACCTTGATGGCTGTTGTTTTCTTCGTCGGCATCTGTGTGCTTATTTTCCGATGTCGCAAGGATCGACGTGAGGGAAGCTTTTTCCTTACCAACGACACACATTATGAACTAAGGCGATTTCATGGTATCCCTCGTGCGAGTTCCTACTCCAGGGTGAACTACTATGGAGAACCTGTGGAAATGGATGCGACAGCTGCTGATCCCAACGCTGATGATGAATTTAAAGTTGGAGCGTATTCTTTCAATAGGTCACCTGCTAGAGGCCGCGGTAAACTAACTGGCACAACCAATGGTGATGCTCATCAACAAGATAAATTTAATGTCGGCGCATTGGGTATGCCAGAGTGGAACCTTCCAAGGCTGTCGGACAATCAAATGACTGTTGCTGAATCTAAAGAAGACGTTTCCAGGTCAGCGGGGTCGGTTGGAAGTCGTCAACTTTTGATAGATAGTCAGGAGAGTTCCTTGGCTGATTCGGCGCAGGCTTATGATAATCCTGTTCTTACCTTTGGCGATGGTCCGCAAGAGTTAAGTAAGGAAGAAAATCAGAGCTGA
- the LOC131777714 gene encoding uncharacterized protein isoform X1, with the protein MKLSHFVYKRRIFKSYKTSTMLASIFLYLGIGAFISRASDTANVWQKSRILLIADLGSSMIDAEKLQTSFLGADQANLGNEFVILQRARDGGFESHGSFQTLASVQDRKYISIRKENFLPWLLEKKPNFLICVAVTTEVPQILTVAQNRGLLPLETKLIIRMVKESGKAADEKNVISMKTPRPKDLNFTGNNGNRLESREITFSSGRKIENIILEAFREEYNRVHSRQRRAAIGNSASLNSRKSIASAAPPTSVPAVSLSVTSSAIPAPSSSGPTVSAAVPSSSLVVNASPSSRSPVVNPVASSSSTVVSEALAKSSAVVSTSTLSSTPMTSEVSSSSTALVRTVLSSSSPMTSTVPLGSSPVASTLLSMSAPTIRVVLSSSTPVASAVLSSSRPAVGSSHPSPSRVVSAVSSSSSQVVTPASPSASPAVSSAPSSLSPAVSMAPSSPAVATVSSSSSPAVNVMPSSSTSAVTPVHSSPSSVINMASSSSSPAVFPASLSSSPVVSDVPSSSSSVVSAVPSSSSPVVSAVPSSLSPVVSAVPSSSIPLVSATPSSSSGMVIPASSSSSFSVIPAPSSSSPIDSVASSSFRSIASPVPSSSRLAVSTALSSSSPVVGAASSRSRSLALPASSSSSRAFSAAPSSPVVIPSSSRFFTQVKSSSSIVVPSSSRSTVTAALSSTSPVVNAALSSSRRTAIATLSSTSSVVSAALSSSRRTATTLLSNTSPIVSTALSSSSSVVSAALSSTSPFVSEALSSSNPVVSGVPSVSVSATPTASLTSGAAGSSTTSSSSLKVTPTSSRSMLAGSPTVSASISEIGPVNTMTNSLVSSTTSNTVASKSIVISSATTARKPTPSSSQVVTEQPLVYDNETVVVVFDGDCNYVKSNKDRENDFREAVRMEVSSKLRIPRSAIVMGNIACGSIRVPMTIHQSGGLKNVVQVLKKIVDSGNFSVTLGEKKFKASKLEVVRPTSPVTQAPTTEAKSNKIAFYLYIGFGTLMAVVFFVGICVLIFRCRKDRREGSFFLTNDTHYELRRFHGIPRASSYSRVNYYGEPVEMDATAADPNADDEFKVGAYSFNRSPARGRGKLTGTTNGDAHQQDKFNVGALGMPEWNLPRLSDNQMTVAESKEDVSRSAGSVGSRQLLIDSQESSLADSAQAYDNPVLTFGDGPQELSKEENQS; encoded by the exons atgaaattatctcattttgtttacaaacgaAGGATTTTTAAGAGTTACAAGACCTCGACGATGCTTGCCAGCATATTCCTTTATCTTGGAATTGGTGCTTTCATTAGCAGAG CTTCTGATACAGCAAATGTTTGGCAGAAATCAAGGATCTTACTTATTGCAGACCTTGGCTCTTCGATGATTGATGCTGAAAAGTTGCAAACATCTTTCCTAGGAGCAGATCAAGCCAATTTAGGGAATGAATTTGTTATCCTTCAACGAGCACGAGATGGCGGCTTTGAATCTCACGGCTCATTTCAGACATTGGCTAGTGTACAAGATCG GAAATACATTTCcattagaaaagaaaactttcttccATGGCTGTTAGAGAAGAAGCCAAATTTTTTGATATGTGTGGCAGTCACTACAGAGGTTCCACAGATATTGACTGTAGCACAGAACAGAG gTTTGTTACCCTTGGAAACCAAACTAATAATAAGGATGGTCAAAGAAAGTGGCAAGGCAGCTGATGAAAAG AATGTGATTTCAATGAAAACACCCAGACCTAAGGACCTCAATTTCACAGGAAACAATGGAAATCGCCTAGAGTCAAGAGAAATCACTTTCTCTtctggaagaaaaattgaaaacatcaTTCTAGAAGCGTTTCGGGAAGAATACAACCGCGTTCATAGTAGACAGAGAAGGGCAGCTATAGGAAACTCGGCATCTTTAAACTCAAGAAAGTCAATAGCAAGTGCAGCACCTCCAACCTCAGTTCCCGCAGTTTCCCTCAGCGTAACTTCTTCAGCTATTCCAGCTCCTTCAAGCTCAGGCCCTACAGTTAGTGCAGCAGTTCCAAGTTCAAGCTTAGTAGTTAATGCTTCACCTTCAAGCCGAAGTCCTGTCGTCAATCCGGTAGCCTCAAGCTCCAGTACTGTTGTCAGTGAAGCACTTGCAAAGTCAAGTGCTGTTGTGAGTACGTCGACTTTAAGCTCGACCCCAATGACTAGTGAAGTGTCTTCAAGCTCAACTGCTCTGGTTAGAACGGTGCTATCAAGCTCAAGCCCTATGACTAGTACGGTGCCTTTAGGCTCATCCCCAGTGGCTAGTACGTTGCTTTCAATGTCAGCCCCTACAATACGTGTGGTGCTTTCAAGCTCAACCCCTGTAGCTAGTGCAGTGCTTTCAAGTTCAAGACCTGCAGTGGGCAGTTCACACCCGAGCCCAAGTCGTGTAGTTAGTGCGGTATCTTCAAGCTCAAGTCAAGTAGTTACTCCAGCATCTCCAAGCGCAAGTCCAGCAGTTAGTTCGGCGCCTTCAAGCTTGAGTCCTGCTGTTAGTATGGCACCTTCAAGTCCAGCAGTTGCTACTGTATCTTCAAGCTCAAGTCCTGCAGTTAATGTGATGCCTTCCAGCTCAACTTCAGCAGTTACTCCAGTCCATTCAAGCCCAAGCTCTGTAATTAATATGGCATCTTCAAGCTCAAGTCCAGCAGTTTTTCCAGCATCTTTAAGCTCAAGTCCTGTAGTTAGTGATGTGCCTTCAAGTTCAAGTTCTGTAGTTAGTGCAGTGCCTTCGAGCTCAAGTCCTGTGGTTAGTGCAGTGCCTTCAAGCTTAAGTCCTGTGGTTAGTGCAGTGCCTTCAAGCTCAATTCCTTTAGTTAGTGCGACGCCCTCAAGCTCAAGTGGTATGGTTATCCCAGCATCTTCAAGCTCAAGTTTCTCAGTTATTCCAGCACCTTCGAGCTCAAGTCCCATAGATAGTGTAGCGTCTTCAAGCTTCAGATCTATAGCGTCACCTGTACCTTCTAGTTCACGTCTTGCAGTTAGCACAGCTCTTTCAAGCTCAAGTCCTGTGGTTGGAGCAGCGTCTTCAAGGTCTAGGTCTTTAGCTTTACCTGCATCTTCGAGTTCAAGTCGTGCTTTTAGTGCAGCTCCTTCAAGTCCTGTAGTTATTCCGAGCTCAAGCCGTTTTTTCACACAAGTAAAATCAAGCTCAAGCATTGTGGTACCTTCAAGCTCACGCTCTACAGTTACGGCAGCACTTTCAAGCACAAGTCCTGTTGTAAATGCAGCACTTTCAAGTTCACGCCGTACAGCTATAGCTACACTTTCAAGTACAAGTTCTGTTGTTAGTGCAGCACTTTCAAGTTCACGCCGTACAGCTACTACTTTACTTTCAAACACAAGTCCTATTGTTAGTACAGCACTTTCAAGCTCGAGTTCTGTTGTTAGTGCAGCACTTTCAAGTACAAGTCCTTTTGTCAGTGAGGCACTTTCAAGCTCGAATCCTGTTGTTAGTGGTGTACCTTCCGTATCAGTCTCGGCAACTCCCACAGCCTCTTTAACTTCAGGTGCTGCAGGTAGTAGTACAACTTCGAGCTCAAGTCTTAAAGTTACCCCAACATCGTCGCGTTCAATGCTCGCAGGTAGTCCAACTGTTTCAGCGTCGATCTCTGAAATTGGACCAGTAAACACAATGACAAACTCTTTGGTTAGTTCAACGACATCAAATACTGTGGCTTCAAAATCGATCGTTATCTCATCAGCGACCACCGCGAGAAAACCAACTCCTTCATCTTCACAAGTAGTGACTGAACAACCACTTGTTTATGACAATGAGACCGTTGTTGTCGTGTTTGATGGAGATTGTAACTACGTCAAGAGCAACAAAGATAGGGAGAACGATTTTCGAGAGGCGGTGCGGATGGAAGTATCCAGTAAACTTAGGATTCCAAGATCGGCAATTGTGATGGGGAATATTGCATGTGGTTCAATTCGAGTTCCTATGACTATTCACCAATCAGGTGGATTAAAAAATGTGGtacaagttttaaagaaaattgtcgACAGCGGAAACTTTAGTGTAACTCTGGGAGAAAAAAAGTTCAAGGCGAGTAAGTTGGAAGTGGTTCGTCCCACGTCACCAGTTACACAGGCCCCAACAACCGAAGCCAAGAGCAATAAAATTGCGTTTTATCTTTACATAGGATTTGGTACCTTGATGGCTGTTGTTTTCTTCGTCGGCATCTGTGTGCTTATTTTCCGATGTCGCAAGGATCGACGTGAGGGAAGCTTTTTCCTTACCAACGACACACATTATGAACTAAGGCGATTTCATGGTATCCCTCGTGCGAGTTCCTACTCCAGGGTGAACTACTATGGAGAACCTGTGGAAATGGATGCGACAGCTGCTGATCCCAACGCTGATGATGAATTTAAAGTTGGAGCGTATTCTTTCAATAGGTCACCTGCTAGAGGCCGCGGTAAACTAACTGGCACAACCAATGGTGATGCTCATCAACAAGATAAATTTAATGTCGGCGCATTGGGTATGCCAGAGTGGAACCTTCCAAGGCTGTCGGACAATCAAATGACTGTTGCTGAATCTAAAGAAGACGTTTCCAGGTCAGCGGGGTCGGTTGGAAGTCGTCAACTTTTGATAGATAGTCAGGAGAGTTCCTTGGCTGATTCGGCGCAGGCTTATGATAATCCTGTTCTTACCTTTGGCGATGGTCCGCAAGAGTTAAGTAAGGAAGAAAATCAGAGCTGA
- the LOC131777714 gene encoding uncharacterized protein isoform X3, giving the protein MKTPRPKDLNFTGNNGNRLESREITFSSGRKIENIILEAFREEYNRVHSRQRRAAIGNSASLNSRKSIASAAPPTSVPAVSLSVTSSAIPAPSSSGPTVSAAVPSSSLVVNASPSSRSPVVNPVASSSSTVVSEALAKSSAVVSTSTLSSTPMTSEVSSSSTALVRTVLSSSSPMTSTVPLGSSPVASTLLSMSAPTIRVVLSSSTPVASAVLSSSRPAVGSSHPSPSRVVSAVSSSSSQVVTPASPSASPAVSSAPSSLSPAVSMAPSSPAVATVSSSSSPAVNVMPSSSTSAVTPVHSSPSSVINMASSSSSPAVFPASLSSSPVVSDVPSSSSSVVSAVPSSSSPVVSAVPSSLSPVVSAVPSSSIPLVSATPSSSSGMVIPASSSSSFSVIPAPSSSSPIDSVASSSFRSIASPVPSSSRLAVSTALSSSSPVVGAASSRSRSLALPASSSSSRAFSAAPSSPVVIPSSSRFFTQVKSSSSIVVPSSSRSTVTAALSSTSPVVNAALSSSRRTAIATLSSTSSVVSAALSSSRRTATTLLSNTSPIVSTALSSSSSVVSAALSSTSPFVSEALSSSNPVVSGVPSVSVSATPTASLTSGAAGSSTTSSSSLKVTPTSSRSMLAGSPTVSASISEIGPVNTMTNSLVSSTTSNTVASKSIVISSATTARKPTPSSSQVVTEQPLVYDNETVVVVFDGDCNYVKSNKDRENDFREAVRMEVSSKLRIPRSAIVMGNIACGSIRVPMTIHQSGGLKNVVQVLKKIVDSGNFSVTLGEKKFKASKLEVVRPTSPVTQAPTTEAKSNKIAFYLYIGFGTLMAVVFFVGICVLIFRCRKDRREGSFFLTNDTHYELRRFHGIPRASSYSRVNYYGEPVEMDATAADPNADDEFKVGAYSFNRSPARGRGKLTGTTNGDAHQQDKFNVGALGMPEWNLPRLSDNQMTVAESKEDVSRSAGSVGSRQLLIDSQESSLADSAQAYDNPVLTFGDGPQELSKEENQS; this is encoded by the coding sequence ATGAAAACACCCAGACCTAAGGACCTCAATTTCACAGGAAACAATGGAAATCGCCTAGAGTCAAGAGAAATCACTTTCTCTtctggaagaaaaattgaaaacatcaTTCTAGAAGCGTTTCGGGAAGAATACAACCGCGTTCATAGTAGACAGAGAAGGGCAGCTATAGGAAACTCGGCATCTTTAAACTCAAGAAAGTCAATAGCAAGTGCAGCACCTCCAACCTCAGTTCCCGCAGTTTCCCTCAGCGTAACTTCTTCAGCTATTCCAGCTCCTTCAAGCTCAGGCCCTACAGTTAGTGCAGCAGTTCCAAGTTCAAGCTTAGTAGTTAATGCTTCACCTTCAAGCCGAAGTCCTGTCGTCAATCCGGTAGCCTCAAGCTCCAGTACTGTTGTCAGTGAAGCACTTGCAAAGTCAAGTGCTGTTGTGAGTACGTCGACTTTAAGCTCGACCCCAATGACTAGTGAAGTGTCTTCAAGCTCAACTGCTCTGGTTAGAACGGTGCTATCAAGCTCAAGCCCTATGACTAGTACGGTGCCTTTAGGCTCATCCCCAGTGGCTAGTACGTTGCTTTCAATGTCAGCCCCTACAATACGTGTGGTGCTTTCAAGCTCAACCCCTGTAGCTAGTGCAGTGCTTTCAAGTTCAAGACCTGCAGTGGGCAGTTCACACCCGAGCCCAAGTCGTGTAGTTAGTGCGGTATCTTCAAGCTCAAGTCAAGTAGTTACTCCAGCATCTCCAAGCGCAAGTCCAGCAGTTAGTTCGGCGCCTTCAAGCTTGAGTCCTGCTGTTAGTATGGCACCTTCAAGTCCAGCAGTTGCTACTGTATCTTCAAGCTCAAGTCCTGCAGTTAATGTGATGCCTTCCAGCTCAACTTCAGCAGTTACTCCAGTCCATTCAAGCCCAAGCTCTGTAATTAATATGGCATCTTCAAGCTCAAGTCCAGCAGTTTTTCCAGCATCTTTAAGCTCAAGTCCTGTAGTTAGTGATGTGCCTTCAAGTTCAAGTTCTGTAGTTAGTGCAGTGCCTTCGAGCTCAAGTCCTGTGGTTAGTGCAGTGCCTTCAAGCTTAAGTCCTGTGGTTAGTGCAGTGCCTTCAAGCTCAATTCCTTTAGTTAGTGCGACGCCCTCAAGCTCAAGTGGTATGGTTATCCCAGCATCTTCAAGCTCAAGTTTCTCAGTTATTCCAGCACCTTCGAGCTCAAGTCCCATAGATAGTGTAGCGTCTTCAAGCTTCAGATCTATAGCGTCACCTGTACCTTCTAGTTCACGTCTTGCAGTTAGCACAGCTCTTTCAAGCTCAAGTCCTGTGGTTGGAGCAGCGTCTTCAAGGTCTAGGTCTTTAGCTTTACCTGCATCTTCGAGTTCAAGTCGTGCTTTTAGTGCAGCTCCTTCAAGTCCTGTAGTTATTCCGAGCTCAAGCCGTTTTTTCACACAAGTAAAATCAAGCTCAAGCATTGTGGTACCTTCAAGCTCACGCTCTACAGTTACGGCAGCACTTTCAAGCACAAGTCCTGTTGTAAATGCAGCACTTTCAAGTTCACGCCGTACAGCTATAGCTACACTTTCAAGTACAAGTTCTGTTGTTAGTGCAGCACTTTCAAGTTCACGCCGTACAGCTACTACTTTACTTTCAAACACAAGTCCTATTGTTAGTACAGCACTTTCAAGCTCGAGTTCTGTTGTTAGTGCAGCACTTTCAAGTACAAGTCCTTTTGTCAGTGAGGCACTTTCAAGCTCGAATCCTGTTGTTAGTGGTGTACCTTCCGTATCAGTCTCGGCAACTCCCACAGCCTCTTTAACTTCAGGTGCTGCAGGTAGTAGTACAACTTCGAGCTCAAGTCTTAAAGTTACCCCAACATCGTCGCGTTCAATGCTCGCAGGTAGTCCAACTGTTTCAGCGTCGATCTCTGAAATTGGACCAGTAAACACAATGACAAACTCTTTGGTTAGTTCAACGACATCAAATACTGTGGCTTCAAAATCGATCGTTATCTCATCAGCGACCACCGCGAGAAAACCAACTCCTTCATCTTCACAAGTAGTGACTGAACAACCACTTGTTTATGACAATGAGACCGTTGTTGTCGTGTTTGATGGAGATTGTAACTACGTCAAGAGCAACAAAGATAGGGAGAACGATTTTCGAGAGGCGGTGCGGATGGAAGTATCCAGTAAACTTAGGATTCCAAGATCGGCAATTGTGATGGGGAATATTGCATGTGGTTCAATTCGAGTTCCTATGACTATTCACCAATCAGGTGGATTAAAAAATGTGGtacaagttttaaagaaaattgtcgACAGCGGAAACTTTAGTGTAACTCTGGGAGAAAAAAAGTTCAAGGCGAGTAAGTTGGAAGTGGTTCGTCCCACGTCACCAGTTACACAGGCCCCAACAACCGAAGCCAAGAGCAATAAAATTGCGTTTTATCTTTACATAGGATTTGGTACCTTGATGGCTGTTGTTTTCTTCGTCGGCATCTGTGTGCTTATTTTCCGATGTCGCAAGGATCGACGTGAGGGAAGCTTTTTCCTTACCAACGACACACATTATGAACTAAGGCGATTTCATGGTATCCCTCGTGCGAGTTCCTACTCCAGGGTGAACTACTATGGAGAACCTGTGGAAATGGATGCGACAGCTGCTGATCCCAACGCTGATGATGAATTTAAAGTTGGAGCGTATTCTTTCAATAGGTCACCTGCTAGAGGCCGCGGTAAACTAACTGGCACAACCAATGGTGATGCTCATCAACAAGATAAATTTAATGTCGGCGCATTGGGTATGCCAGAGTGGAACCTTCCAAGGCTGTCGGACAATCAAATGACTGTTGCTGAATCTAAAGAAGACGTTTCCAGGTCAGCGGGGTCGGTTGGAAGTCGTCAACTTTTGATAGATAGTCAGGAGAGTTCCTTGGCTGATTCGGCGCAGGCTTATGATAATCCTGTTCTTACCTTTGGCGATGGTCCGCAAGAGTTAAGTAAGGAAGAAAATCAGAGCTGA